The nucleotide window TATTGacacaaaaaagaataaaacaatgGAGAATCCTATTCACTCATGAACTGTGAATAACTGGTATCACTGATGATCCTCTGATCAAAGGGGAGCATTTTGATCCTGAACTATTGGACTCACCTCTTTGAGGCATGTGAAGTGGTTCAATTGTTAAGTTCCCACATAGACTTGCTACATTTGAAAGACTAGAGCTCAACAAAGTGGTGCTTCTAGGAGCAAAGGATGATTTAGAGCGGGATCCACTTCTTGGAGACAGATTAACTTGCTCCAAAGCTCGGAACTGAAGCTCACAAGGGTAGTCTCTCACACAGCCAATGCGCGGCCCCGCTCCGGTTGTCCATTTGCAAGACAACTGCTTCCCCAGTTGATATGATTTCATTTCTTTATGTGAGTTGATTCTTTTGAGTATGGACTCTTGTGGAATGGTTTCTACATCATTGTCATCAGATAAGTTTTCATCTGAATTTGTATGGTCTAGCTCTGGTACAAATGCTTGTGTTGTTTCTTGAGATTCCATTTGGATACTCACACAGCTTTGTTCACTACCTTCTATCTCATTTTCTAGTCCTTCAAACACATGACCCCTTTTTGGTATTTCTAGATTGCTCAGTTCTCTTCCAAGAATTTGAAATCGCCTTGTGCAAGGTGCCATCAATACAGAAGACCTCTCGGTTTCGATCAAATTGGCCTTCTCTGCTGCAACTGAGCCTTCAATAATGGTCTCTACAATCTCCAGGCCATTCATGTTCTCAGTGAAGTCCTCTTCAGATGAGTGGCTTCTAAGATGACCACTACTTCTCAGAGAAAGCAAGTCATCAGCCTCATCAACTGGATCCATCTGCATATAACAAAATGAATTCCTCAGAATATATTCTTTCACAATCTTGTAATTACAGATCTAAATTATAAACCATTACAAACAATACTAAAGTAATGTAAAGCCATGGTTCTAATTATCTATACCTTGACATCAGAAAGGCTCACATTGTTCTCCTGAAGGAATGAAATAAATTCCTTAAAATTTTCTTCTGTCGGACGATAATGACCACTGTGAGGCCAAACAGCCTGTTGAAAAGAAACAACAAACTCAATTTTCTGagcacataaaataaaaaaagaataaaaaaaaagtagtcaTCTATGGCTATAAGAATCCAGTAAAAGAGTAATAAATTTACAAGCCTTATGCCAGATTTATACCTTCAAGACACCATTTTCAATCACTAGTCTCCCAGCAGAAGATGTGGCTCCTCCAGCCAAGAAGCTAGAGTGCTGAAATGAACCTTTTGTCTTCTTGCCAACATACAATGTCTT belongs to Glycine soja cultivar W05 chromosome 5, ASM419377v2, whole genome shotgun sequence and includes:
- the LOC114412919 gene encoding IQ domain-containing protein IQM2-like; amino-acid sequence: MGISFSCPFAKYNDVEDGLDSVVVKSINFGNDEIKTPMRSVSFKNEDLEPTILKSLGSGKMTIEASVSFKRKDIDNIISTNTLSFDKEENMPISRTSKKSKEMDDLPFKSECQLETIQSALLNPNSPKHIAALKLQKVYKSFRTRRKLADCAILVEQSWWKLLDFAELKRSSISFFEIEKHETAVSRWSRARTRAAKVGKGLSKDDKAQKLALQHWLEAIDPRHRYGHNLHFYYDRWLQSQSREPFFYWLDIGEGKEVNLEKCPRSKLQQQCIKYLGPMERLAYEVVVEDGKFFYKQTGELLNTGEDAHAKWIFVLSTSKTLYVGKKTKGSFQHSSFLAGGATSSAGRLVIENGVLKAVWPHSGHYRPTEENFKEFISFLQENNVSLSDVKMDPVDEADDLLSLRSSGHLRSHSSEEDFTENMNGLEIVETIIEGSVAAEKANLIETERSSVLMAPCTRRFQILGRELSNLEIPKRGHVFEGLENEIEGSEQSCVSIQMESQETTQAFVPELDHTNSDENLSDDNDVETIPQESILKRINSHKEMKSYQLGKQLSCKWTTGAGPRIGCVRDYPCELQFRALEQVNLSPRSGSRSKSSFAPRSTTLLSSSLSNVASLCGNLTIEPLHMPQRGESNSSGSKCSPLIRGSSVIPVIHSS